The following coding sequences lie in one Nakaseomyces glabratus chromosome K, complete sequence genomic window:
- a CDS encoding uncharacterized protein (CAGL0K12364g~Protein of unknown function) — MGIVGREKMVSHCRALSEKRSYLVFPELTTSLSPKQKIFFFRRLRFLNCFLVATHLNILFLTIYLLYIYTVTLDARVHPLAQEESKQKSVATYQLGNTRPPSYPSANPPIQSRIKQAVPPQDRRKTGTERPVTNQARKRRASHRRRCRSFDTHCGKGQKHQN; from the coding sequence ATGGGAATTGTGGGAAGGGAGAAAATGGTGTCACATTGTAGGGCACTTTCTGAGAAAAGAAGTTATCTAGTCTTTCCCGAACTGACAACATCTTTGTCTCCTaaacagaaaatttttttcttccgTCGTCTTCGCTTTCTGAATTGTTTTTTGGTCGCCACTCACCTGAACATCCTGTTTCTCACCATATATCTGTTGTATATATACACAGTGACTTTAGACGCTAGAGTCCATCCTCTAGCTCAGGAAGAAAGCAAACAGAAAAGTGTTGCAACCTACCAACTAGGAAACACTCGCCCACCCAGCTACCCCTCGGCTAACCCCCCCATCCAAAGTCGAATAAAACAAGCCGTTCCCCCCCAGGACAGGAGAAAAACAGGAACGGAGCGTCCAGTAACAAATCAGGCGAGAAAGAGACGAGCATCACACAGAAGACGCTGCAGGAGCTTTGACACGCACTGTGGGAAGGGACAGAAACACCAaaactga
- the ALG1 gene encoding chitobiosyldiphosphodolichol beta-1,4 mannosyltransferase (CAGL0K12342g~Ortholog(s) have beta-1,4-mannosyltransferase activity, role in establishment or maintenance of cell polarity, oligosaccharide-lipid intermediate biosynthetic process, protein N-linked glycosylation and endoplasmic reticulum localization) has translation MSWIQIPWSWVVTLIVTYLSLPLIIYYLVPYIFYGNKSSKKRIIIYVLGDIGHSPRMCYHARSFSEKGWQVELCGYVEEQVPGFIAEDPNIIVHALPTLTLQGNKRSIIFLVKKVLFQVSAIIAQLWELRGSNYMLIQNPPSIPILPIAVFYRLSGCKLIIDWHNLAYSIMQLKFNGNFYHPVVLASYVIEYIFGKFATYNLTVTEAMKEYLVNSFGLNPKRCVVLYDRPATQFKPLTESESRTKLLDSEFIRDMIPEGFNVEKGDKIIVTSTSFTPDEDISILIGALKIYDNSYENLDKSLPKILCFVTGKGPMKERYVKDVEEHDWQHVYVKFVWLKSEDYPRLLQLCDYGVSLHKSSSGLDLPMKILDMYGSGIPVIAYNYPVLGELVKYNENGLKFLDRRELHESLIFAMKDPELYKKLKQGALKESQIRWNSSWQSAMQELKLVA, from the coding sequence ATGTCTTGGATACAGATACCATGGAGTTGGGTTGTGACCCTAATAGTGACATATTTGTCTCTGCCATTAATTATTTACTATTTGGTGCCATATATCTTTTATGGGAATAAGTCTTCAAAAAAGAGGATCATCATCTATGTGCTTGGAGATATAGGCCATTCACCAAGAATGTGCTACCATGCCAGAAGTTTTAGTGAGAAAGGCTGGCAAGTTGAGTTATGTGGATATGTGGAAGAGCAAGTTCCTGGTTTTATTGCAGAAGATCCCAATATTATTGTCCACGCTCTTCCAACGCTGACGCTACAAGGAAACAAGAgatcaataatatttttggtAAAGAAAGTATTGTTCCAAGTTTCTGCTATCATTGCTCAATTATGGGAGCTTAGGGGCAGTAATTATATGTTAATTCAGAACCCACCATCGATTCCGATTTTACCAATTGCTGTTTTCTATCGTTTGAGTGGTTGTAAACTTATCATTGATTGGCACAACTTGGCATATTCCATTAtgcaattgaaatttaatGGAAACTTTTATCACCCCGTTGTACTTGCCTCATATGTCATAGAGTATATTTTTGGCAAGTTTGCTACTTATAATTTAACGGTCACTGAGGCCATGAAAGAATATTTAGTCAACAGTTTTGGCTTGAATCCAAAAAGGTGTGTGGTGCTATATGATAGACCTGCGACACAATTTAAACCACTCACTGAAAGTGAATCCCGCACAAAGTTACTAGACTCTGAGTTCATCAGAGATATGATCCCTGAGGGATTCAATGTAGAGAAGGGAGACAAGATAATAGTCACTTCTACCTCGTTCACTCCAGATGAAGATATTAGTATACTGATTGGTGCGTTGAAAATCTACGACAACTCTTATGAGAATCTTGATAAAAGCCTTCCAAAGATTCTCTGTTTTGTTACAGGAAAGGGCCCCATGAAGGAAAGATATGTTAAAGATGTAGAAGAGCATGATTGGCAGCATGTGTATGTTAAGTTTGTCTGGCTGAAATCGGAGGATTACCCTCGCTTGCTCCAGCTGTGTGATTATGGTGTCTCTTTACATAAGTCCAGTTCTGGCCTCGACTTACCTATGAAAATACTTGATATGTATGGCTCGGGTATACCTGTAATAGCATATAACTACCCTGTGCTTGGAGAATTGGTTAAATACAACGAGAATGGTTTGAAATTCCTGGACAGAAGAGAACTACACGAGTCATTGATCTTTGCCATGAAGGACCCAGAACTttacaagaaattgaagcaGGGGGCTTTAAAAGAGTCCCAAATTAGATGGAACTCGAGCTGGCAGTCTGCCATGCAAGAATTAAAGCTCGTCGCTTAA